ACCGGCGGCGAGGAGGACAGGAACGGGCGCTCGTGGCGCTCGCCCACCCCGAAGCCGTCGAAGCCGAGCTCCTCCGCCAGCAGCGCGGAGGAGACGACCTGCCGGAACCGCTCGCGGGTCGGCGTCGGGACGCCGGTCAGCGGGTCGGACGAGTCCGTGATGAGGGTGATCGCGAGGAACTTCACGAGGCCGCGACCTGTCGTCCGGTCGGCGGTGCGGCCTCCGGCACGGCGATCCCGAGGTGGTCGCGCAGGGTGCTGCCCTCGTACTCGGAGCGGAAGACGCCGCGTTCCTGGAGCAGCGGGACGACCGTGTCGGCGAAGACGTCCAGGCCGCCGGGGGTGATGTGGGGGACGAGGATGAAGCCGTCGGCCGCGTCCGCCTGCACCAGGGAGTCGATGGACCGCGCGACCGTGTCGGCGGTGCCGACGAACGTCTGGCGGGAGGTGGTCGCGATGACCAGCTCGCGGATCGACAGGCCCTTGGCCTCGGCGAGCTCGCGCCACTGCCGGGCGGTGGCGAGCGGGTCGTTGAACTGCCGCACGCTCGCCCTCCCCAGCGCGATCGTGTTCTCCCCGACCTCGGGGTCCACGTCGGGCAGCGGGCCGTCCGGGTCGTAGCCGGACAGGTCCCGGTTCCAGACGTGTTCGAGGTACTTGATCGCCGTCTGCCCGCTGACCTGGAGGCGGCGCACCTCGTGCGCGGTCTCGTGGGCCTCGGCGTCGGTGTCGCCGAGCACGAAGGTGGCGGCGGGGAGGATCTTCAGCTGGTCGTGGGTGCGGCCGTACGCGGCCAGCCGGCCCTTGACGTCGGCGTAGAACGTGCGCCCCTCGTCGAGCGTCGCGTGCCGGCCGAAGATCGCGTCGGCGCCGGAGGCGGCGAACTCCCGGCCCTCGTCGGAGTCGCCCGCCTGGAAGACCACGGGCCGGCCCTGCGGGCTGCGGGGCACGTTGAACCGGCCCTCGATGTCGAAGTGCTGCCCCCGGTGGGCGAAGGCCCCGGCGCGCGCGTCGCGGAGGAACGCGCCCGATCCGGCGTCCGCGGCCAGCTCGGTGCCGTCCCAGGAGTCGAACAGCTCGATGGCCGTGGACAGGAACTCGCGGGCCCGGGAGTAGCGCTCCTCGCGCGGCAGGAACCCGCCGCGCCGGAAGTTCTCGCCGGTGAAGGCGTCCCAGGAGGTGACGACGTTCCAGGCGGCGCGGCCCTCGGAGAGGTGGTCGAGGGAGGCGAACTGGCGGGCCACCTCGTAGGGCTCGTTGAAGGTCGAGTTGATGGTGCCCGTCAGGCCGAGCCGTTCGGTGACGCCGGCCAGGGCGGCGAGGACGGTGAAGGTGTCCGGCCGTCCCACGACGTCCAGGTCGTATATCCGTCCGCCCTGTTCGCGCAGCCGCAGCCCCTCGGCGAGGAAGAGGAAGTCGAACTTGGCGCGCTCGGCGGTCCGCGCGAAGTGGACGAACGAGTCGAAGTCGATGTGGCTGCCGGCCGCCGGGTCGCTCCAGACGGTGGTGTTGTTGACGCCCGGGAAGTGGGCCGCGAGATGGATCTGCTTGAGCGGCTTGGTGCTCATGGTTCGTCCTTCCGGATCGTCCGGGTCAGGCGGCGGGGCCGGCGGTGGCCGTGAGGGTGGTCCGCGCCGCGTAGCGGCTGGCCGGGCGCTCCAGCCCGAGCAGTCCGCGCAGGGTGTCCGCCTCGTAGGCGCGGCGGAAGGCGCCGCGGCGCTGGAGCTCGGGCACCAGCTTCCGGGTGAGGGCCGGCAGGTCGTGGGCGGTGGCGCCCGGCCGCAGCCGGAAGCCCGTCAGGCCCGCCGCCCGGCGCTCCAGCAGCAGGTCGGCCAGGCCGGCCGGGGTGCCGGTGAAGACCTCGGTGTCGTCCTCGAACGGGGCGCCGGCCAGCGCGTCGAGCCGCTCGCGGCGGGCCGCGGCCGCCTCGGCGTCGTCGTCCAGGAACACCGTGAGCTCGCCGAAGAGGTGCAGCGGCCGGTCTCCGAGCCCGGCCGACTCGCGCGCCTCCCGGACCGCCGCCACGGCCGTGCGCGCGGCGTCGGGGGAGCGGGCGGCCAGGTACCCGACGTCCGCGGAGCGGGCGATGAGCCGGTACGAGGCCCCGCCGTCGCCGAGGGCGGTGACCACGGGCTGCCCCTGCGGCGGGCGCGGGGTGATGGACGGGCCGCGCACGCTGAAATGGGGTCCCTCGAAGTCGATGTAGTGCAGT
Above is a window of Streptomyces subrutilus DNA encoding:
- a CDS encoding NtaA/DmoA family FMN-dependent monooxygenase (This protein belongs to a clade of FMN-dependent monooxygenases, within a broader family of flavin-dependent oxidoreductases, the luciferase-like monooxygenase (LMM) family, some of whose members use coenzyme F420 rather than FMN.) — encoded protein: MSTKPLKQIHLAAHFPGVNNTTVWSDPAAGSHIDFDSFVHFARTAERAKFDFLFLAEGLRLREQGGRIYDLDVVGRPDTFTVLAALAGVTERLGLTGTINSTFNEPYEVARQFASLDHLSEGRAAWNVVTSWDAFTGENFRRGGFLPREERYSRAREFLSTAIELFDSWDGTELAADAGSGAFLRDARAGAFAHRGQHFDIEGRFNVPRSPQGRPVVFQAGDSDEGREFAASGADAIFGRHATLDEGRTFYADVKGRLAAYGRTHDQLKILPAATFVLGDTDAEAHETAHEVRRLQVSGQTAIKYLEHVWNRDLSGYDPDGPLPDVDPEVGENTIALGRASVRQFNDPLATARQWRELAEAKGLSIRELVIATTSRQTFVGTADTVARSIDSLVQADAADGFILVPHITPGGLDVFADTVVPLLQERGVFRSEYEGSTLRDHLGIAVPEAAPPTGRQVAAS
- a CDS encoding LLM class flavin-dependent oxidoreductase, yielding MSVPPSSSTPSSSAPLHLAVALDGAGRHPAAWREPGTRPQALFTARYWADAVTEAEAGLFDFVTFEDALALQSSAPDGPDERTDRVRGRLDAVLTAARVAPLTRHIGLVPSVTATHTEPFHISKAVATLDHVSRGRAGLRVQVSGRADEARHFGRRTGPLPEAELYEEAADHVEAVRRLWDSWEDDAEIRDVATGRFVDREKLHYIDFEGPHFSVRGPSITPRPPQGQPVVTALGDGGASYRLIARSADVGYLAARSPDAARTAVAAVREARESAGLGDRPLHLFGELTVFLDDDAEAAAARRERLDALAGAPFEDDTEVFTGTPAGLADLLLERRAAGLTGFRLRPGATAHDLPALTRKLVPELQRRGAFRRAYEADTLRGLLGLERPASRYAARTTLTATAGPAA